The segment TCGATATTTTCCCCGTACATTTCTCCCGTACCTTCAAAGGGGAAAAAGCTGTTACTTAAGTTAACCTGCCACAGCCTCATATATTGCTCTTTCATATCGCTTAATAATATTTTCAATACCAAAGTCTTCAGCCCGCTCTTTCCCGGACCTGGATAATTTCTCTCGAAGCTCACTATGGTTCAGCAATCTCAAAATTCCATCTGAGAGGGCGGCCTCATCACCGGGAGGTACGAGCATGCCGTATCTGCCGTCTTTAAGAATCTCGCGAGGACCGGACCTGCAGGCCGTAGCAACAACCGGCACTCCGCATGCCATTGCTTCAAGTATCACCATAGGCAATCCCTCGTATGTAGATGAGAGGACGAATACATCGGCCTTTGATAAAAATCCATAGGGATTATGCTGGAAACCTGCAAAGGAGACCTTATCCGTTATACCCAGGTCCCTGGCCAGTTCCAGCAGCGGCTCTCTTTCGGGCCCGTCTCCCAGCACGACTAATCTCGCATCCACGTCGGCTGAAACCTTGCTGAATGCCTTTAAAAGGATGTCAAATCCCTTTTGTGTAACCAACCGGCCTATGGCTACGACAACCGGTACTTTTTCATAAAAAAACGGGTGCTCCGGAGGTAAGCTGCTTAGGCCGGCAATGCGGTCCAGATCCAGGGGATTATTAATGACCTCGATTTTATTCTCCGGGACATTGAAGTCTTCAATCAGATTGTCCTTTATGCCTTCGGAGACGGCAACAACCCTATCTGCAAATCTATAGAGGATCTTTACGAAGGGAGCCACAGTAAACCCAAGTATTCGCTCCCCTTCTCTTGACTTCAAAACTTCACCAAGTGTATTATGTTCGCAAACAATCACCTTTATTCTTAAAACTAATCCTGTCAAAACAGCCATAAT is part of the bacterium BMS3Abin08 genome and harbors:
- the pglJ_1 gene encoding N-acetylgalactosamine-N, N'-diacetylbacillosaminyl-diphospho-undecaprenol4-alpha-N-acetylgalactosaminyltransferase, whose amino-acid sequence is MNKADNRRIKVLFFISSLDGGGAERVMVDILGLIDKERIEPVLVLLYPLDDSPYKEYLPEDVEVVVVKRKSDTVFEKIKQFLSFFKVVRRLKPEAVLSMLTHNNIMAVLTGLVLRIKVIVCEHNTLGEVLKSREGERILGFTVAPFVKILYRFADRVVAVSEGIKDNLIEDFNVPENKIEVINNPLDLDRIAGLSSLPPEHPFFYEKVPVVVAIGRLVTQKGFDILLKAFSKVSADVDARLVVLGDGPEREPLLELARDLGITDKVSFAGFQHNPYGFLSKADVFVLSSTYEGLPMVILEAMACGVPVVATACRSGPREILKDGRYGMLVPPGDEAALSDGILRLLNHSELREKLSRSGKERAEDFGIENIIKRYERAIYEAVAG